A single region of the Theileria annulata chromosome 4, complete sequence, *** SEQUENCING IN PROGRESS *** genome encodes:
- a CDS encoding 40S ribosomal protein S10, putative (Tap579b07.q1c.cand.35 - score = 10.85;~SMART pfam:S10_plectin (PF03501) at aa 11-106, E()=2.10e-48), producing the protein MSVVGMKYSLIPKENRVAIYEYLIKEGVLVVQKNPKIPAHPEISVPNLHVLMTMRSLKSKNYVEENCNWQHLYFTLTDQGIEFLRSYLHLPPTVFPSTLTKKQSSRVALKEEVV; encoded by the exons ATGTCGGTTGTTGGCATGAAATATAGCTTAATCCCGAAGGAGAACCGGGTTGCTATTTAcgaatatttaataaaag aggGGGTTCTTGTTGTTCAGAAGAATCCGAAGATTCCTGCTCACCCTGAGATCAGTGTTCCTAATCTTCATGTTCTAATGACTATGAGGTCTCTGAAGTCGAAGAATTACGTTGAAGAGAACTGCAATTGGCAGCATTTGTACTTTACTTTAACTGATCAGGGGATTGAGTTTCTTCGAAGTTATCTTCACCTTCCTCCCACCGTCTTCCCTTCCACCTTGACGAAAAAGCAATCTTCTCGTGTAGCTCTTAAAGAAGAAGTTGtctaa
- a CDS encoding uncharacterized protein (Tap579b07.q1c.C.cand.114 - score = 12.56), with protein sequence MKEYEYNFNINSQNFKETFKSLEIKASEQFESLEISLPEQFESLEISLPEQFESLEMLNHSVSDICVVNSEKIAVSAIKSNDLGLRFGEIYIIDLNSKESIFPILNCIILAEVIGNTLQSLDSFGNLAKWSIENLSKPLELLELKKENNISNITVGTHGSETICGTCSGQIIKINDQVEVNQAHRSFISAIDYNPSNIGKILANF encoded by the exons ATGAaagaatatgaatataattttaatataaattcacaaaatttcaaaga AACTTTTAAATCATTGGAAATTAAAGCATCTGAACAATTTGAATCATTGGAAATTAGTTTACCTGAACAATTTGAATCATTGGAAATTAGTTTACCTGAACAATTTGAATCATTGGAAATGTTAAATCATTCTGTGAGTGATATTTGTGTTGTGAATTCTGAAAAGATTGCAGTTTCTGCAATTAAAAGTAATGATTTGGGACTCCGTTTTGGAGAAATATAT attattgatttaaattctaaGGAATCGATTTTTCCCATTTTAAACTGC ATAATTCTTGCTGAAGTTATAGGGAACACGTTACAATCACTTGATTCATTTGGAAATTTGGCAAAATGGTCCATAGAAAACTTGAGCAAACCTCTC GAATTACTTGAATTgaaaaaagaaaataacATTTCTAATATAACAGTTGGAACACATGGATCAGAGACAATTTGTGGCACTTGTTCGGgacaaattattaaaataaatgatcAAGTTGAGGTTAATCAAGCGCACAGATCATTTATAAGTGCAATTGACTATAACCCATCAAACATAGGTAAAATACTAgccaatttttaa
- a CDS encoding uncharacterized protein (Tap579b07.q1c.C.cand.113 - score = 75.73;~SMART RRM (SM00360) at aa 214-297, E()=4.03e-19), with amino-acid sequence MVKNKGKGLNLKKVKKSKISRTKLKNPTDSYKNKKIKFSKLNKQNKKETKDKLNREDENRIEESELVENKANSTKDSNTEGVELNKQNLSDFKGSGKISVLTSNLGFVFIGNVPLTIKDKSDLVKKLKINPKIIQSVHFRSLPIDPKYARNKKVGVIKEKFSDAKDNQNAYIKLSDPKYLNELLEKNTLEVDGHHLFINTSDKDSFSKFSRKKTVFVGRLPPTATEDDLYNIFMNISPVKGKQSNEFKFSAVRIVRDPVTMKSKGFGFVEFDNRPAVTEAIKELNNKQFKGYTLNVTKCLEEIKLKDSKSNKGKRVVKNNKSNKNKKVNKKNKFIKNKKFIKNKRR; translated from the exons atggttaaaaataaagggaaaggtttaaatttaaaaaaggTTAAAAAAAGTAAAATCTCAAGAACAAAGCTTAAGAATCCTACAGATTCctataaaaataagaaaataaaattttccaaattaaataaacaaaataaaaaggAAACTAAAGATAAACTTAATAGAGAAGATGAAAATCGGATAGAAGAAAGTGAACTAGTTGAAAATAAAGCTAATTCTACTAAAGATTCTAATACTGAGGGTGtagaattaaataaacaaaatttatctGATTTTAAAGGTTCAGGTAAAATTAGTGTGTTGACATCAAATTTAGGATTCGTGTTCATCGGAAACGTACCTCTCACTATTAAAGACAAGTCTGATCTCGTTAAAAAACTGAAAATTAACCCGAAAATAATACAATCA GTTCATTTTAGATCATTGCCAATTGACCCAAAATATGCTCGAAATAAGAAAGTTGGAGTTATCAAGGAGAAATTCTCTGATGCTAAGGATAACCAAAATGCATATATTAAGTTATCAGACCCAAAGTATTTAAACGAGTTACTTGAAAAAAAC ACTTTGGAAGTTGATGGACATCATCTCTTTATAAATACCAGCGATAAAGATTCATTCAGC AAATTCAGTAGGAAGAAAACAGTTTTTGTTGGAAGACTACCTCCAACCGCAACTGAAGATGAtttgtacaatattttCATGAATATAAGTCCAGTAAAAGGTAAGCAAtctaatgaatttaaattttcagcCGTGAGAATAGTAAGAGATCCCGTAACAATGAAATCAAAG GGGTTTGGTTTCGtagaatttgataataGACCAGCAGTCACTGAGGCAATAAAAGaacttaataataaacagttcaaa GGATACACATTAAATGTTACCAAATGTttagaagaaattaaactaaaaGATAGTAAAAGTAATAAGGGCAAAAGGGTTGttaagaataataaaagtaataaaaataaaaaggttaataaaaagaataaatttattaagaataaaaagtttattaagaataaaagaagatga
- a CDS encoding uncharacterized protein (Tap579b07.q1c.C.cand.112 - score = 20.51) has product MFKRKREDSSSYLDLEYSNSNNRSQSLNNVNINRKSINGQFTDDFLVLSKYFPFLKKHMILNLRWKPFMPKSSSYHYDFNHPDSVYHLSKAILKHNYGLELYLPCSCEEDSCNLNKDLDVLNKYFKDLSASSNFIRYLAPCVPNRLGYIRAISSLLCLKNNESHISDIEAHNINSDEQLKLNIIVLDIGTGASCIYPLIGTSENSWNFIGTDIDNLTLELARENVEINHLEDRINLRLQRTPTLIFNSILYSHELVAMTMCNPPFHSSLEMTNLNPRTFSTGTERELVFSISEDTNLSTEQSYMDNIECNGNSTVTGQLKLMLSEKHGDLAFIEIMLQESKLYCHNIVWFTTLVPRMSTLKKIKNIIHREMRHYNLNHVQQVQFLDSKLHHLYYEGSKFKFAPRPEVKIDVGNLHICEFRKFTLALGKQTRWVIAWTFYNSQQRLQIINNLIKLST; this is encoded by the exons ATGTTTAAAAGGAAGAGAGAAGATTCTTCCAGTTATTTAGATTTGGAGTATTCCAATAGTAATAATCGAAGCCAATCATTgaataatgtaaatattaACAGAAAATCTATTAATGGGCAGTTTACAGATGATTTCCTAGTATTGTCAAAGTATTTTCCATTTCTGAAAAAACATATGATACTAAACTTGAGGTGGAAACCATTTATGCCAAAATCATCAAGTTATCATTATGATTTCAACCATCCAGACTCAGTATATCATTTATCGAAGGCGATATTGAAGCATAATTATGGCTTGGAATTGTATTTGCCATGCTCATGTGAAGAAGATTCATGTAACTTAAATAAGGATTTGGATGTGTTAAATAAGTACTTTAAGGATTTAAGTGCTAGTTCAAATTTCATTAGATACTTGGCACCTTGTGTACCTAACAGACTTGGTTACATCAGAGCCATATCCTCACTACTATGTTTAAAGAACAATGAGTCACATATATCAGATATTGAAGCCCACAACATCAACTCAGATGAACAATTGAAACTGAATATTATTGTACTTGACATAGGAACAGGAGCAAGTTGTATTTATCCACTCATTGGTACTAGTGAAAATTCTTGGAATTTTATAG GAACGGATATAGATAATTTGACACTTGAATTGGCGAGAGAAAATGTGGAAATTAATCATTTAGAAGACCGTATTAATCTAAGATTACAAAGAACACCAACACTCATCTtcaatagtatattatattcacACGAGTTGGTTGCAATGACAATGTGTAATCCACCATTCCATTCTTCATTGGAAATGACAAACTTAAACCCACGTACTTTCTCAACAGGAACTGAACGTGAACTTGTATTTTCAATATCAGAGgatacaaatttatcaactGAACAGTCATACATGGATAATATTGAGTGTAATGGGAACAGTACAGTTACTGGACAACTAAAGTTAATGTTATCTGAGAAACATGGAGACCTGGCatttatagaaataatGTTACAGGAAAGTAAGTTATATTGTCATAACATCGTTTGGTTCACTACATTGGTACCAAGAATGTCAACTCTGAAGAAAATCAAGAATATTATCCATAGAGAAATGAGACATTATAATCTAAATCATGTACAGCAGGTTCAGTTTCTAGACTCAAAACTACATCACTTATATTACGAAGGttctaaatttaagtttGCACCTAGGCCTGAGGTTAAAATTGATGTTGGcaatttacacatttgtgaatttagaaaattcaCACTTGCACTTGGAAAACAAACCAGATGGGTAATTGCTTGGACCTTTTACAACTCACAACAAAgattacaaattattaataatctCATCAAACTATCAACCTGA